The genomic region TCGGCAAGGGCAGCCCGCGCCGCGCGACCTATTCGGTCGCGAGCGGCATCATGAATGTCGATGTCGGCGGTTGCCGCCGATCCTGGGAGGCATTCGTCGCCGGGATGCTGGCCGACCTGCGCCGCGCCAGCCTGCGCGGCTTCAGCGTCAACTTCGTCACCGGGGAGGCGGACCCCACGGCAGCCGCCAATGCAGTGCCGGCGCACCAGCTTTACTGCACGAGGCCCGAGCCGTGGATCCAGTATTGCGAACGCGAGCTGGGCTGCACCGTCGAGACCGTCGACGGCTACGGAATGAACGAAGTCACCCTGCTGGCGCGATGCAGGGATTGCTGATCGAACTGCGGACTATCGCTTGTCCAGAACCCGCAACTCGGCCGTGGCGCTGGCGACCGTCACATCGTTGGCGTCGATCAGATCGGCTTCCACGATCATGTCGCGGTCGGTCTGCGAGATGACCTTCGCCTTGGCCGTGATCGGGCCGATGCGCGCTGGTTTGAGAAACCGCGTGGTCAGCGTCCTGGTCACGACGGTCCGCGTTGCGGGCAGCGCTGCGAGAGCGCCGAGGCCTGTCGCTGAATCCAGCATCGCGGCAAGGAAACCACCCTGGATCGTTCCATGGCGGTTGGTGAACAAGGGTTGCGCCTCGAAACGGACTGTGGCGATTTCACCGTCGAAGCCCAGCCACTCGCGTCCAAGAAGTTGCGCGCCGGGTGGCATGTCTGCGCTTGCTTCACTCAAGCCGGTCACCGCAATTGTTGTCGGTCCAAATGTATCAGCCCGTTCGGGTCATGCAATAAACTCAGTGTCGTCCCGGCGAAGGCCGGGACCCATAACCACAAATGGTCATTGTTGAACGACGCTGGAACGACGAGCCCCTTCACAACGCCCGCCCCGGAGTATGGGTCCCGGTCTTCGCCGGGACGACGGTGGGAAGCGAGTCGTGAGCACATCTCACCCTTCCGCGATCGCGTCGCCCCAGGGCTGGAACGGCTCGGTGACGCCGCTGTTGGTGGTGCCGTCGCGCAGCACGACGCTCGGGCAGGCGAACTTCATCGGCAGGGTCTGGATACGGGCCTCCTCGAAGTCGAAGCGGCCGCGCAGCGCCTCGCGCACGCTGGAGGGCAGGCGCTTGTCGCCGATCACCACGGCGCCCTCGCTGGCGTCGATCCGGGGCTGGTGGATCGCGGCGTCGAGATCCATGCCGAAATCCATCACGAAGGAGAGCAGTTGCGACACCGCCGGCAGGATGCGGCGGCCGCCCGATGCACCCGCGGCGAGCGTGCGGCCGTCGGCCGCCTGCGCCACGACCGGCGTGTAGTTGGTCAGGCAGCGTTTGCCGGGCGCAAGCGAGTTCGGATTGCCTTGCGTCGGATCGAACCACATGATGCCGTTGTTCATGGTCAGCCCGGTGTTCGGCGTCACGAATTTGGAGCCGAAGGTCGACAGCAAGGTCTGCGTCACCGCGGCCATGTTGCCGTCGCGGTCGACCGCGGAGAAATGCGTGGTGCAGCTTGGCGCGATTGCTTCGGCGCCGAGCGCGCGGCGGCCGTCGACATCGCCCATGTCCTTCAGCCGTTCGCGATAGGCGGCTTGCAGCGCCTCGGCATAGGCAGCGTAGGCCGCCGCATCCGGACCGCCCTGCGTGGGCGCCAGCGCCTTTTGCAGCAGGCCGAGCGTGCGCGCCATGGTCGGACCCGCGGTCAGCTCCGGCGTCGCATAGACCGTGCCGCCGCGGTAAGGAATCTTCAGCGGCTCGCGCAGATGGGCGCGGAAGGCGGCGAGGTCGCGCACCGACAGCGCGCCGCCGGCGGCCTGGATGTCGTCGGCGATGCTGCGCGCCAGATCGCCCTCGTAGAAATCGCGCGGACCGGCGGCAGCGAGCTGCGCCATCGTGGCCTTCAGCCTGTCCTGCGGCATGCGGACCACCGACCTGATGCCCCATTGCGCGTTCGGCGGCAGGCCATCCTGCAGATACGCCGCCGCGCTGGCGGGATAGCGCCGCAGATCGGCGGCGGAGCTTGCGATCATCGCGGTGGTCCACCAATCGACCAGAAGGCCTTCGCCGGCGAGCTTGACGCTCGGCGCCAGCAGGTCCTTCCACGGCATTTTGGCGTGGCGGCGATGCGCTTCCTCCATGCCGGCAACGACACCGGGCACCGCGATCGAGCCGGGGCCGTGCAGGTTGCGGTCGTCCTTGACCCGCGCCCAGGGGAACAGGTCGGAGGCCGCCCCGCCGGTCAGCGGATAATCCTCGATGCGCAGGCCGTCAGGGGCGCGCATGCCGTAGTCGATCACCTCGACGCGGTTCTCCTTGGCGCGATACAGCACCATCGCGCCGCCGCCGCCGGCGCCGCTCATCCACGGCTCCACGACGCCAAGCGCGAAGGTGGTCGCGATCACGGCGTCGACGCAATCGCCGCCCGCGGCCAATACCTCCGCGCCGATCTCGGCCGCCTTGCGCGACTGTGCGGCGACGATGCCGCCCTTGGCGCTGACGGCCGGCTTGCGGATCACTTGCGAGTTGGAGAACTGGTCGGACATGGCGTTGCTTTCGCTGTTCTTGTTGCGGGTGGGGCACGTTGGCGTAGCATGCCAAGCATGGCACTGTCAGTGCAACAACAAGAACCAATTTCAGGGAGCGGAAAATGACTGGTGTGAAGCGTGAACGGGACGGCAAGGTCGGCATCCTGACGCTCAACGATCCCGCGAGCCTGAACGCCATGACGCCGGAACTGCTCGGCGATCTCGCGCGCGCCGTCGGCGAGATGAGCCTCGACCCGGACATCCGCGCGCTGGTCCTGACCGGGGAGGGACGCGGCTTCTGCTCCGGGCAGAACCTCAAGGCGTTCCAGTCGCTCGGCGACAACATCTACACCGGCGTGATGAGGCATTATTGGCCGGCGATGCAGGCGTTGCGCGAATGCCGCGTGCCTGTCGTGGTCGCGGTCAACGGTGTTGCGGCCGGCGGCGGCTTCAGCCTCGCGATGTCCGGCGACATCATCCTGGCGGCGCGCTCGGCGAGCTTCATCCAGGTGTTCAGCCGGATCGGCCTGGTGCCCGATCTCGGCTCGACCTGGCTGTTGCCGCGCCTGATCGGCCGCCAGCGCGCGCTCGACCTGATGCTGCTGAACGAGCCGCTGCCCGCCGAGCGGGCCAAGGAGTGGGGATTGGTGCGCGAT from Bradyrhizobium elkanii USDA 76 harbors:
- a CDS encoding PaaI family thioesterase, translated to MSEASADMPPGAQLLGREWLGFDGEIATVRFEAQPLFTNRHGTIQGGFLAAMLDSATGLGALAALPATRTVVTRTLTTRFLKPARIGPITAKAKVISQTDRDMIVEADLIDANDVTVASATAELRVLDKR
- a CDS encoding enoyl-CoA hydratase-related protein, with the translated sequence MTGVKRERDGKVGILTLNDPASLNAMTPELLGDLARAVGEMSLDPDIRALVLTGEGRGFCSGQNLKAFQSLGDNIYTGVMRHYWPAMQALRECRVPVVVAVNGVAAGGGFSLAMSGDIILAARSASFIQVFSRIGLVPDLGSTWLLPRLIGRQRALDLMLLNEPLPAERAKEWGLVRDVVDDAKLLDEAKALAGRLADGPTRALVATRQLLEESEHASYADQFRREIELQQVIRESADAKEGRQAFVEKRKAQFTGR
- a CDS encoding gamma-glutamyltransferase, which produces MSDQFSNSQVIRKPAVSAKGGIVAAQSRKAAEIGAEVLAAGGDCVDAVIATTFALGVVEPWMSGAGGGGAMVLYRAKENRVEVIDYGMRAPDGLRIEDYPLTGGAASDLFPWARVKDDRNLHGPGSIAVPGVVAGMEEAHRRHAKMPWKDLLAPSVKLAGEGLLVDWWTTAMIASSAADLRRYPASAAAYLQDGLPPNAQWGIRSVVRMPQDRLKATMAQLAAAGPRDFYEGDLARSIADDIQAAGGALSVRDLAAFRAHLREPLKIPYRGGTVYATPELTAGPTMARTLGLLQKALAPTQGGPDAAAYAAYAEALQAAYRERLKDMGDVDGRRALGAEAIAPSCTTHFSAVDRDGNMAAVTQTLLSTFGSKFVTPNTGLTMNNGIMWFDPTQGNPNSLAPGKRCLTNYTPVVAQAADGRTLAAGASGGRRILPAVSQLLSFVMDFGMDLDAAIHQPRIDASEGAVVIGDKRLPSSVREALRGRFDFEEARIQTLPMKFACPSVVLRDGTTNSGVTEPFQPWGDAIAEG